In Gigantopelta aegis isolate Gae_Host chromosome 14, Gae_host_genome, whole genome shotgun sequence, the following proteins share a genomic window:
- the LOC121388488 gene encoding uncharacterized protein LOC121388488: MGYKDTKPSGDLRHARHCRLEGRESEKGKKQAASALLDLSNTENIFETQAEELQPHVDIHSGCIKKIAALRIENQQLYEELGRLQTENAILKQNESPLSFEEQMTSSDQRIQFYTGLQSKALFVWLLSFCSPALPACKVLSPTCVMMCIIMKLRLNLQHKDLAYRFSVSVTTISDILNQGLPKLAEKLSFLIQWPDKDSLIRNMSNVIKITYPKCVSIIDCFEVFIQRPGQLTARAQTWSNYKHNNTIKFRWQFLMYHRLLGVGHRIKFIMKFFTNCSHFVIML; the protein is encoded by the exons ATGGGCTACAAGGACACTAAACCAAGTGGGGATCTGCGCCATGCTAGACACTGTCGATTGGAGGGCAGAGAATCCGAAAAAGGCAAGAAACAAGCAGCTTCTGCATTACTGGATTTGTCAaacacagaaaatatatttgagacACAAGCTGAAG aaTTGCAGCCACATGTCGACATACACAGTggctgtattaaaaaaattgctGCCTTGCGAATAGAAAACCAGCAGCTATATGAAGAGTTAGGGAGACTTCAAACAGAGAATGCGATTTTAAAACAGAATGAAAGTCCACTGAGTTTTGAGGAGCAGATGACATCCAGTGATCAAAGAATTCAGTTTTATACAGGTCTACAGTCAAAAGCTCTATTTGTATGGCTGCTGTCATTTTGCTCCCCGGCACTTCCAGCGTGCAAAGTTCTAAGCCCAACATGTGTAatgatgtgtataataatgaaactTAGGTTGAATCTCCAGCACAAGGACTTGGCGTATAGGTTCAGTGTGTCTGTGACCACAATATCCGACATTCTTAACCAGGGACTGCCAAAATTAGCAGAAAAACTTTCATTTCTGATTCAGTGGCCTGATAAAGACAGTCTCATAAGAAACATGtctaatgttattaaaataaccTACCCAAAATGTGTCAGCATCATTGATTGTTTTGAAGTTTTTATTCAGAGACCCGGTCAACTTACAGCTAGGGCTCAAACATggtcaaattataaacataacaACACCATTAAATTTCGTTGGCAATTTCTTATGTATCACAGGCTTTTGGGGGTAGGACATCGGATAAAGTTTATTAtgaaattctttacaaattgctCACATTTTGTAATCATGCTTTGA